The Hymenobacter sp. 5317J-9 genome has a window encoding:
- a CDS encoding phosphoheptose isomerase produces MPTSAPQKEALFQQIATQLRQQGFTIAKEDPTRPWGGFFVIDEDQAQQFADTYFNGLSVENLRISGKLSPKVLVVAPHQRLSWQYHHRRAEIWQVVQGPVGVATSDTDEQGEVKTHQVGERIVLKQGERHRLVGLNDWGVLAEIWQHTDGDNPSDEDDIVRVQDDFGR; encoded by the coding sequence ATGCCTACCTCAGCCCCTCAAAAAGAAGCGCTTTTTCAGCAAATAGCCACGCAGCTCCGGCAGCAGGGCTTCACCATTGCCAAGGAAGACCCCACGCGCCCTTGGGGCGGCTTTTTTGTGATTGACGAAGACCAGGCCCAGCAATTTGCCGACACGTATTTCAATGGCCTTTCGGTTGAAAACCTGCGCATTTCGGGCAAGCTGAGCCCCAAGGTCTTGGTGGTGGCGCCGCACCAGCGCCTGAGCTGGCAGTACCACCACCGCCGCGCCGAAATCTGGCAGGTGGTGCAGGGCCCCGTGGGCGTGGCCACCAGCGACACCGACGAGCAGGGCGAAGTAAAAACCCACCAGGTAGGCGAGCGCATCGTGCTCAAGCAAGGCGAGCGCCACCGCCTGGTGGGCCTGAATGACTGGGGCGTGCTGGCCGAAATCTGGCAGCACACCGACGGCGACAACCCTTCCGACGAGGACGACATCGTGCGCGTGCAGGACGACTTCGGCCGCTAA
- a CDS encoding GNAT family N-acetyltransferase, which yields MSDVRLSVRENVLNTPGLVTFADYVDHLTRRGKGWVAEADGRTVGFAIADLQGHSIWALFVHPDFAGRGAGRMLHDAMLNWYFSQTAETVWLSTAPGTRAEAFYCRAGWQFLGLLASGEAKFEMTMSLWQNQPHENA from the coding sequence ATGTCCGACGTCCGACTCTCCGTTCGGGAGAATGTGCTGAACACGCCCGGCCTCGTGACGTTTGCCGACTATGTGGACCACCTCACGCGGCGCGGCAAAGGCTGGGTGGCCGAAGCCGACGGCCGAACGGTGGGTTTTGCCATTGCCGACCTGCAGGGGCACAGCATCTGGGCGTTGTTTGTGCACCCCGATTTTGCCGGGCGGGGTGCCGGCCGGATGCTGCACGATGCCATGCTAAACTGGTATTTCAGCCAAACCGCCGAAACCGTGTGGCTGAGCACCGCGCCGGGCACCCGTGCCGAAGCCTTTTACTGCCGGGCCGGGTGGCAGTTCCTGGGCTTACTAGCAAGTGGCGAAGCGAAATTTGAAATGACGATGTCGCTTTGGCAAAACCAGCCACACGAAAACGCCTGA
- a CDS encoding ChaN family lipoprotein: MRFLRLTSFLLLLIGLASFTGDRPAYRLFTATGQAADYDQMLAELAQADVVLFGEQHNDALAHWLELQVAKDLLKLKKPGQLVLGMEMFERDVQPLVAQYAVGMLADSTFERLARPWPNYGTDYRPLLQFARSNKVPVVGTNAPRPFARVVAQRSLTALDNLPATDRALLAPLPLKVDYDLPGYKNMAAMFSGAGSAHGGGAQNIIQAQALKDATMAHFIAASRQPGQTLLHFNGSYHSDHHDGIVAYLRQYAPKLRVRTLSVVTQEQLQTLEKEQLNVADYVVVVPADAGKSY; encoded by the coding sequence ATGCGCTTCCTCCGCCTCACCAGCTTCCTGTTGCTCCTCATCGGCCTCGCCAGCTTCACCGGCGACCGGCCGGCGTACCGCCTTTTCACTGCTACCGGCCAGGCGGCCGATTACGACCAGATGCTGGCCGAGCTGGCCCAGGCCGATGTGGTGCTCTTTGGCGAGCAGCACAACGATGCCCTGGCCCACTGGCTGGAGCTGCAGGTGGCCAAAGACCTGCTGAAGCTGAAGAAGCCCGGCCAGCTGGTGCTGGGCATGGAGATGTTTGAGCGCGACGTGCAGCCGCTGGTGGCGCAATACGCCGTCGGCATGCTGGCCGATTCGACTTTTGAGCGCCTGGCCCGCCCGTGGCCCAATTACGGTACCGACTACCGCCCGCTGCTGCAGTTTGCCCGCAGCAACAAGGTGCCCGTGGTGGGCACCAATGCCCCGCGGCCCTTCGCCCGGGTGGTGGCCCAACGCAGCCTCACCGCCCTCGACAACCTGCCCGCCACCGACCGCGCCCTGCTGGCCCCGTTGCCGCTGAAAGTGGATTACGACCTGCCCGGCTACAAAAACATGGCCGCCATGTTCAGCGGCGCGGGCAGTGCCCACGGCGGCGGGGCCCAGAACATCATCCAAGCGCAGGCTTTGAAGGATGCCACCATGGCCCATTTCATTGCCGCCAGCCGCCAGCCCGGCCAGACGCTGCTGCACTTCAACGGCAGCTACCACTCCGACCATCACGACGGTATTGTGGCCTACCTGCGCCAGTATGCGCCCAAGCTGCGCGTGCGCACCCTGAGCGTGGTGACGCAAGAGCAGCTGCAGACGCTGGAAAAGGAGCAGCTGAACGTGGCCGACTACGTGGTGGTGGTGCCGGCCGACGCCGGCAAGTCGTATTAA
- a CDS encoding ABC transporter permease: MASKFLLVAQREYLTRVRKRAFIILTLAVPLLLAGFGVFIAKIASSDNDTTDVVEVRDDSGLNVASHLVSTPQLRFETATGSLADAKKGFQKAKHDGLVYLPAGLDVEKPNGVQFFGKGNISLKKQGAVEDALNKAFSELKMEKSGISQEKLDRLRSEVELKAISLDESGKEANSNAKATSLTAYGLALAIYLFIFVYGVQIMRGVGEEKSSRIMEVMLSSVKPFDLMMGKIVGIAAVGLTQFLLWGILSYGVGTVLTPMLLREKPKTEVATAPPAAAREGVRAPQSSSAKMDQAMSGSATAMNPANRADGMFSALANLPIGTILFGFIIYFLGGYLLYGALFGAVGAAVDDQTDTQQFMFPITMPLILSYIVGVSVILRNPDGPVAFWMSMIPFTSPIAMVIRLPFGVPMWQLALSIFLLILGFVGTVWVAARIYRVGVLMYGKKVTYKELGKWMFYKG, from the coding sequence ATGGCTTCTAAATTTTTACTCGTTGCCCAACGCGAATACCTAACCCGGGTGCGCAAACGGGCCTTTATCATTCTTACGCTGGCCGTGCCGCTGCTGCTGGCCGGCTTTGGCGTGTTCATTGCCAAAATTGCCAGCTCCGACAACGACACCACCGACGTGGTGGAGGTGCGCGACGACTCAGGCCTGAACGTGGCCAGCCACTTGGTGAGCACGCCGCAGCTGCGTTTCGAAACTGCCACCGGCTCTCTGGCTGATGCCAAAAAAGGCTTCCAGAAAGCCAAGCACGACGGCCTGGTGTACCTGCCCGCCGGCCTCGACGTGGAGAAACCGAACGGCGTGCAGTTTTTCGGCAAAGGCAACATCAGCCTGAAAAAGCAAGGCGCGGTAGAAGATGCGCTGAATAAAGCCTTCTCCGAATTGAAAATGGAGAAATCGGGCATCTCGCAGGAAAAGCTCGACCGGCTGCGGTCGGAAGTGGAGTTGAAAGCCATAAGCCTCGATGAATCGGGCAAAGAAGCCAACAGCAACGCAAAGGCTACTTCGCTTACGGCTTACGGCTTGGCGTTGGCCATTTACCTGTTCATTTTCGTCTATGGCGTGCAGATTATGCGCGGGGTGGGGGAAGAGAAGTCGAGCCGCATCATGGAAGTGATGCTGTCCTCGGTGAAGCCCTTTGACTTAATGATGGGTAAAATTGTAGGTATTGCGGCCGTTGGCCTAACCCAATTTTTGCTGTGGGGCATTCTGTCCTACGGCGTGGGCACGGTGCTCACACCCATGCTGCTGCGCGAAAAGCCCAAAACCGAGGTGGCCACGGCGCCGCCGGCCGCTGCCCGGGAGGGCGTGCGTGCGCCGCAATCCAGCAGCGCAAAAATGGACCAGGCCATGAGTGGCTCGGCAACCGCCATGAACCCGGCCAACCGTGCCGACGGCATGTTCAGTGCGCTTGCCAACTTGCCCATTGGCACCATCCTGTTCGGGTTCATCATCTACTTCCTGGGCGGCTACCTGCTCTACGGCGCGCTGTTCGGCGCCGTGGGCGCGGCCGTGGATGACCAGACCGACACCCAGCAGTTCATGTTTCCCATCACCATGCCGCTCATTCTGAGCTACATCGTGGGCGTGTCGGTCATTTTGCGCAACCCTGACGGGCCGGTGGCTTTCTGGATGTCGATGATACCCTTTACCTCGCCCATTGCCATGGTCATCCGCCTGCCGTTTGGCGTGCCCATGTGGCAGTTGGCCTTGTCCATCTTCCTGCTCATTCTGGGCTTTGTGGGCACGGTGTGGGTGGCAGCCCGCATCTACCGCGTGGGCGTGCTGATGTACGGCAAAAAGGTGACCTACAAGGAGTTGGGCAAGTGGATGTTTTATAAAGGGTAA
- a CDS encoding ATP-binding cassette domain-containing protein, whose amino-acid sequence MKPILEAIDVRKAYANHVALSGVSLAIPEGSIFGLLGPNGAGKTSLIRIITQITGADEGEIRFRGERLNPSHIAQIGYLPEERGLYKKMKVGEQLLYLAQLRGLSRSDATARIKHWLNRFEIKEWAGKNVEDLSKGMQQKVQFIATVLHEPSLIILDEPFSGFDPINANLIKDEILELRKQGATIIFSTHRMESVEEMCDNIALINRSRKVLDGPIGVIRDQFKTNTYEVEGKGKLLVVHPDFEVVEQKERENGHFYARVQLHAGVRPNDLLRYLIGAVEVEAFREKIPSINEIFIRRVRETMPETLVEETV is encoded by the coding sequence GTGAAACCAATTCTGGAAGCCATCGACGTGCGCAAGGCCTACGCCAACCACGTCGCCCTCAGCGGGGTGAGCCTCGCCATCCCGGAGGGCAGCATTTTCGGCCTGCTGGGCCCCAACGGCGCGGGCAAGACCTCGCTCATCCGCATCATCACCCAGATTACGGGCGCCGACGAAGGCGAAATCCGGTTCCGGGGCGAGCGGCTGAACCCGAGCCACATTGCCCAAATCGGCTACCTGCCCGAGGAGCGCGGCCTCTACAAAAAGATGAAAGTGGGCGAGCAATTGCTCTACCTAGCCCAGCTGCGCGGCCTGAGCCGCAGCGACGCCACCGCCCGCATCAAGCACTGGCTCAACCGCTTCGAGATAAAGGAGTGGGCCGGCAAAAACGTGGAGGACCTCAGCAAGGGCATGCAGCAGAAAGTGCAGTTCATTGCCACGGTGCTGCACGAGCCCAGCCTGATTATTCTGGACGAGCCGTTCTCGGGCTTTGACCCCATCAACGCCAACCTGATTAAGGACGAAATTCTGGAGCTGCGCAAGCAGGGCGCCACCATCATTTTCTCCACGCACCGCATGGAATCGGTGGAGGAAATGTGCGACAACATTGCCCTGATAAACCGCTCGCGCAAGGTGCTGGACGGGCCCATCGGCGTGATTCGCGACCAGTTCAAAACCAACACCTACGAGGTAGAAGGCAAGGGCAAACTCCTGGTGGTGCACCCCGATTTTGAAGTGGTGGAGCAAAAGGAGCGCGAAAACGGCCATTTCTACGCCCGCGTGCAGCTGCACGCCGGTGTGCGCCCCAACGACCTGCTGCGCTACCTCATCGGCGCGGTAGAGGTGGAAGCCTTCCGCGAAAAAATCCCGAGCATCAACGAGATTTTCATTCGGCGCGTGCGCGAAACCATGCCCGAAACGCTGGTCGAGGAAACCGTTTAA
- a CDS encoding sigma-70 family RNA polymerase sigma factor produces the protein MASATPSADFVAALHEYQPLLRRVARLYCQDADDRQDLFQEMVLQLWRAWPRYVPQPNAKLSTWLYRIALNVAISNLRQRTRRPAPTELDAEALAVAQAPETGFDADDRAQLYQAIGRLSEVDKAFILLYLEDRPYEEMADILGITQNNVRVKMHRVQEKLRALLVPAARC, from the coding sequence ATGGCCTCCGCCACTCCGTCTGCTGATTTTGTTGCTGCGCTGCACGAGTACCAGCCGTTGCTGCGGCGCGTGGCCCGCCTCTACTGTCAGGACGCCGACGACCGGCAGGACCTGTTCCAGGAGATGGTGCTGCAGCTGTGGCGGGCGTGGCCGCGCTACGTGCCGCAGCCCAACGCCAAGCTCAGCACCTGGCTCTACCGCATTGCGCTGAACGTGGCCATCTCGAACCTGCGCCAGCGCACCCGCCGCCCGGCCCCCACGGAACTGGACGCCGAGGCGCTGGCCGTGGCCCAAGCCCCGGAAACGGGCTTCGACGCCGACGACCGCGCCCAGCTGTACCAGGCCATAGGCCGGCTGTCGGAAGTCGACAAGGCTTTCATCCTCTTGTACCTCGAAGACCGGCCCTATGAGGAAATGGCCGACATTCTGGGCATTACCCAAAACAACGTGCGCGTGAAAATGCACCGCGTGCAGGAAAAACTCCGCGCCCTTTTAGTCCCCGCCGCCCGATGCTAG
- the dnaJ gene encoding molecular chaperone DnaJ: MATKRDYYEVLGIAKNAEGDVIKSAYRKMAIKYHPDKNPDDPTAEDKFKEAAEAYEVLSDANKRARYDRYGHQGMGGNGGGPQNMEDIFSQFGDIFGGGGGFEGFFGGGRQGGRRQKKGSNLRIKLKLDLEEIANGVEKKIKVKRYVACQPCSGTGAKNGTDLKTCPTCQGQGQTKRVVNTMLGQMVSSSTCPTCNGEGKTIVATCDVCKGEGRQLHEEVIPINIPAGVANDMQLSMNGKGNFPERGGVPGDLLIQIEEEPHEFLKRDGNNIMFEQYISFVDAALGANLEVPTIEGKVKIKVDPGTQPGKILRLRGKGIKDINGYGRGDQLIHLNVWTPKNVSSQERELLEKLRESDNFTPHPGKNEKGFFEKVKEYFQ, from the coding sequence ATGGCTACGAAGCGCGATTATTATGAGGTATTAGGCATCGCCAAAAATGCGGAAGGCGACGTTATCAAGTCGGCCTACCGCAAGATGGCCATCAAGTACCACCCCGATAAAAACCCCGACGACCCGACGGCCGAAGACAAATTCAAGGAAGCCGCCGAGGCCTACGAGGTACTCAGCGACGCCAACAAGCGGGCGCGCTACGACCGGTACGGCCACCAGGGCATGGGCGGCAACGGCGGCGGTCCGCAGAACATGGAGGACATCTTCTCGCAGTTCGGCGACATCTTCGGTGGCGGCGGAGGCTTCGAGGGTTTCTTCGGGGGCGGGCGCCAGGGCGGCCGACGCCAGAAAAAGGGCTCGAACCTGCGCATCAAGCTGAAGCTGGATTTGGAGGAAATCGCCAACGGCGTTGAGAAGAAAATCAAGGTGAAGCGCTACGTGGCCTGCCAGCCCTGCAGCGGCACCGGCGCCAAAAACGGCACCGACCTCAAAACCTGCCCCACCTGCCAGGGCCAGGGCCAAACCAAGCGCGTGGTGAACACCATGCTGGGCCAGATGGTGAGCAGCAGCACCTGCCCCACCTGCAACGGCGAGGGCAAAACCATTGTGGCCACCTGCGACGTGTGCAAAGGCGAAGGCCGCCAGCTGCACGAGGAAGTGATTCCCATCAACATTCCCGCCGGCGTGGCCAACGACATGCAGCTGAGCATGAACGGCAAAGGCAACTTCCCCGAGCGTGGCGGCGTGCCCGGCGACCTGCTCATTCAGATTGAGGAGGAGCCGCACGAGTTCCTGAAGCGCGACGGCAACAACATCATGTTCGAGCAGTACATCTCGTTCGTGGATGCCGCCCTGGGCGCCAACTTGGAAGTGCCCACCATCGAGGGCAAGGTGAAAATCAAGGTGGACCCCGGCACCCAGCCCGGCAAAATCCTGCGCCTGCGCGGCAAGGGCATCAAGGACATCAACGGCTACGGCCGCGGCGACCAGCTCATCCACCTGAACGTGTGGACGCCCAAAAACGTGAGCAGCCAGGAGCGCGAGCTGCTGGAGAAGCTGCGCGAATCGGACAACTTCACGCCCCACCCCGGCAAGAACGAGAAAGGCTTCTTCGAGAAGGTGAAGGAGTACTTCCAGTAA
- a CDS encoding nucleotide exchange factor GrpE, with product MADETTLPQDDNLTADPNHVAGEMADADGETTDPNMTATGAPAPEGTRTDAELADLKDKYLRLAAEFENYKRRTTKERIELFKTANQELMTALLPVLDDFERARNATAATEDANAVRESIDIIQNKLNKTLQQKGLTAMEAKGGDFDAELHEAITQIPAPSDDLKGKIVDVVEQGYYLGDKVIRHAKVVLGQ from the coding sequence ATGGCTGACGAAACCACCCTGCCGCAGGACGACAACCTGACCGCCGACCCCAACCACGTAGCTGGCGAAATGGCCGACGCCGACGGCGAAACCACCGACCCCAACATGACGGCCACCGGCGCCCCTGCGCCCGAAGGCACCCGCACCGACGCCGAACTGGCCGACCTCAAGGACAAGTACCTGCGCCTGGCCGCCGAGTTTGAGAACTACAAGCGCCGCACCACCAAGGAGCGGATTGAGCTTTTCAAAACCGCCAATCAGGAGCTGATGACGGCCCTGCTGCCCGTGCTCGACGACTTCGAGCGCGCCCGCAACGCCACCGCCGCCACCGAAGACGCCAACGCCGTGCGCGAAAGCATCGACATCATTCAGAATAAGTTGAACAAAACGCTCCAGCAAAAGGGTTTGACCGCCATGGAAGCCAAGGGCGGCGACTTCGATGCCGAGCTGCACGAGGCCATTACCCAGATTCCCGCGCCCAGCGACGACCTGAAAGGGAAAATCGTGGACGTGGTGGAGCAGGGCTACTATTTGGGTGACAAAGTAATTCGCCACGCCAAAGTGGTGCTGGGTCAGTAA
- the obgE gene encoding GTPase ObgE: MASNNFIDYVKLICRSGKGGAGSRHYFRAKGLPNGGPDGGDGGRGGHIYLEGNSQLWTLLHLQYQKHVFAKDGEGGGENLRTGAQGEDIVLQVPLGTVARDADTGEVVLEITEHGQRAILVPGGRGGWGNDHFKNSVNQAPEYAQPGEPAVEATIILELKLLADVGLVGFPNAGKSTLLSVVSAAKPKIADYAFTTLVPNLGVVAYRDYKSFVMADIPGIIEGAAEGKGLGTRFLRHIERNSMLLFMISCDSPDINAEYDVLVGELEQFNPELLDKKRLLAITKSDMIDEELEAEIRATLPDDVPSIFISSLTNKNIVPLKDMIWKALEETRRDAAPTKRQGLGEEEGDEEWPS; encoded by the coding sequence GTGGCTTCCAACAACTTCATCGACTACGTCAAACTCATCTGTCGCTCGGGCAAAGGCGGCGCGGGCTCGCGCCACTACTTCCGGGCCAAGGGCCTGCCCAACGGCGGCCCTGACGGCGGCGACGGCGGCCGCGGCGGCCACATCTACCTCGAAGGCAATTCGCAGCTCTGGACGCTGCTGCACTTGCAGTACCAGAAGCACGTGTTTGCCAAAGACGGCGAGGGCGGGGGCGAGAACCTGCGCACCGGCGCACAGGGCGAGGACATAGTGCTGCAAGTGCCCTTGGGCACGGTGGCCCGCGACGCCGACACCGGCGAGGTGGTCCTCGAAATCACGGAGCACGGCCAGCGCGCCATTCTGGTGCCCGGCGGGCGCGGCGGCTGGGGCAACGACCATTTCAAGAACTCCGTGAATCAGGCGCCGGAGTACGCCCAACCCGGCGAGCCCGCCGTGGAAGCCACCATCATCCTGGAACTGAAGCTGCTGGCCGACGTGGGCCTCGTGGGCTTCCCCAACGCGGGCAAGAGCACGCTACTCTCGGTGGTGAGCGCGGCCAAGCCCAAGATTGCCGACTACGCCTTCACCACCCTGGTGCCCAATCTGGGCGTGGTGGCCTACCGCGACTACAAATCCTTCGTGATGGCCGACATTCCCGGCATCATCGAGGGCGCGGCCGAGGGCAAGGGCCTGGGCACGCGCTTCCTGCGCCACATCGAGCGCAACTCCATGCTGCTCTTTATGATAAGCTGCGACTCACCCGACATCAACGCCGAATACGACGTGCTGGTGGGCGAGCTGGAGCAGTTCAACCCCGAGCTGCTGGATAAGAAGCGCCTGCTGGCCATCACCAAGTCCGACATGATTGACGAGGAGCTAGAGGCCGAAATCCGCGCCACGCTCCCGGATGATGTGCCGTCCATCTTCATTTCCAGCCTTACGAATAAAAACATCGTGCCGCTGAAGGACATGATTTGGAAGGCGCTGGAAGAAACCCGCCGCGACGCTGCGCCAACCAAACGCCAGGGCCTTGGCGAAGAGGAGGGCGACGAGGAATGGCCTTCCTAA
- a CDS encoding adenylate kinase — protein sequence MLNIVLFGPPGAGKGTQSQKLITKYNLVHLSTGDLLRAQIAQGTELGLQAKKLMDEGLLVPDEVVIGMIDSALQAHKATAGGFIFDGFPRTVPQAERLDQLMQQHDSGINCMIALEVAEEELVTRLLERGKTSGRPDDQDESKIRRRVTVYNTETAQVAGYYAAQKKFHSLNGIGAIESIFGQICAIIDQHKPAVPESPAAATNEVKA from the coding sequence ATGCTGAATATTGTGCTGTTTGGCCCTCCCGGTGCCGGCAAAGGAACCCAAAGCCAGAAACTCATCACCAAGTACAACCTTGTGCACCTGAGCACCGGCGATTTGCTGCGCGCCCAGATTGCCCAGGGCACGGAGCTCGGCCTGCAGGCCAAAAAGCTGATGGATGAGGGGCTGCTGGTGCCCGATGAGGTGGTCATCGGCATGATTGACTCGGCGCTGCAAGCCCACAAGGCCACCGCCGGCGGCTTCATCTTCGACGGGTTTCCGCGCACCGTGCCCCAGGCCGAACGCCTCGACCAGCTGATGCAGCAGCACGACAGCGGCATCAATTGCATGATTGCGCTGGAAGTGGCCGAGGAAGAACTGGTGACCCGCCTGCTGGAGCGCGGCAAAACCAGCGGCCGCCCCGACGACCAGGACGAAAGCAAAATCCGTCGCCGCGTGACGGTGTACAACACCGAAACCGCCCAAGTGGCCGGCTACTACGCCGCCCAAAAGAAATTCCATTCCCTGAACGGCATCGGCGCCATTGAGAGCATTTTTGGCCAGATTTGCGCCATCATCGACCAGCACAAGCCCGCCGTGCCCGAATCGCCGGCCGCCGCCACCAACGAAGTAAAGGCGTAA
- a CDS encoding phosphoribosyltransferase family protein: MGSSQITIHNKAFRPYLSAAQLDEAVTELAARLSAEYADRQPLFVVVLTGGFMFASDLLKKYTGECEIVFIRVTSYEGTESSGLVQEILGLREEVQGRDLIIVEDIVDTGTTMHHLLPTLLTKGPASVEIAALFFKPASLRHELTVRYVAREIPNDFVVGYGLDYDGLGRNLPDVYVAV, from the coding sequence ATGGGCTCCTCCCAGATTACCATCCACAACAAAGCTTTCCGCCCCTACCTGTCGGCGGCTCAACTGGATGAGGCCGTGACGGAGCTGGCGGCCCGCCTCAGTGCCGAGTACGCCGACCGGCAGCCCCTGTTCGTGGTGGTGCTCACGGGCGGGTTCATGTTTGCATCCGACCTACTCAAGAAATACACCGGCGAGTGTGAAATCGTCTTCATCCGGGTGACTTCCTACGAGGGCACCGAAAGCAGCGGCCTGGTGCAGGAAATTCTGGGCCTGCGCGAGGAGGTGCAAGGCCGCGACCTGATTATCGTGGAAGACATTGTGGACACGGGCACTACCATGCACCACCTGCTGCCCACGCTGCTGACCAAAGGCCCGGCATCGGTCGAAATCGCGGCGCTTTTTTTCAAGCCCGCCAGCCTGCGGCACGAACTTACCGTACGGTACGTGGCGCGCGAGATTCCCAACGATTTTGTGGTGGGCTACGGGCTGGATTACGACGGCCTGGGCCGCAACCTGCCCGATGTGTACGTGGCCGTATAG